In Thermococcus camini, a genomic segment contains:
- a CDS encoding antitoxin family protein: MEVIEAVYENGVFKPTKKPNIPEKRRVKLIVIDEFIRDLENAFGIFEEDVNVRKLREEWDRDVSSGH, from the coding sequence ATGGAGGTTATTGAGGCGGTCTATGAAAACGGCGTTTTCAAGCCAACCAAAAAGCCCAACATCCCCGAGAAAAGACGTGTGAAGCTCATCGTGATAGACGAGTTCATAAGAGACCTCGAAAACGCCTTTGGAATCTTCGAAGAGGATGTAAATGTCAGAAAACTGCGCGAGGAGTGGGACAGGGATGTATCTAGTGGACACTGA
- a CDS encoding LamB/YcsF family protein → MKVDLNSDLGESFGRYKLGLDEEVMNHITSANVATGWHAGDPIVMRRTVRLAKEKGVAVGAHPGYPDLLGFGRRYMKLTPEEARNYILYQIGALYAFTKAEGIELQHVKPHGALYNALVGEEKLARAVIEGIADFDKNLIFVALSGSRPAEIAGEMGVKVAHEVFADRAYNPDGTLVPRSQPGSVIHEEEEIAERVISMVKEGRVKAINGEWVELKADTICVHGDNPKAVEIAKHIREVLEEEGVKVVPMKEIIR, encoded by the coding sequence ATGAAAGTTGACCTGAACTCCGACTTGGGAGAGAGCTTTGGTCGGTACAAGCTCGGCCTCGACGAAGAGGTCATGAACCACATCACGAGCGCGAACGTAGCTACCGGCTGGCACGCCGGCGACCCGATAGTCATGAGAAGGACGGTCAGGCTCGCGAAGGAGAAGGGCGTCGCGGTTGGTGCCCACCCTGGCTATCCGGATCTTCTCGGCTTCGGCAGGAGGTATATGAAGCTCACCCCTGAGGAAGCGAGGAACTATATTCTCTACCAGATTGGGGCGCTCTATGCGTTTACAAAGGCGGAAGGAATCGAACTCCAGCACGTCAAGCCACACGGTGCTCTGTACAACGCCCTCGTTGGAGAGGAGAAACTCGCGAGAGCTGTGATAGAGGGGATAGCGGACTTCGATAAGAACCTAATCTTCGTGGCCCTCTCCGGCTCAAGGCCGGCTGAAATAGCCGGGGAGATGGGAGTTAAAGTAGCCCACGAGGTTTTTGCCGATAGAGCTTACAACCCGGACGGAACTTTGGTTCCGCGCTCCCAGCCGGGTTCGGTAATCCACGAGGAGGAAGAGATAGCCGAGCGCGTTATCTCGATGGTCAAGGAGGGAAGAGTGAAAGCGATAAACGGCGAGTGGGTCGAGTTAAAAGCCGATACCATCTGCGTCCACGGCGACAATCCAAAAGCTGTTGAGATAGCAAAGCACATCAGGGAGGTCCTTGAGGAGGAGGGCGTTAAAGTTGTGCCTATGAAAGAGATAATTCGTTAG
- a CDS encoding type II toxin-antitoxin system VapC family toxin, translating into MKVQVIDAAVFIQGFDVEGVTTPKVVDEVKDPESRLFLEGLISAGKVRVLQPSRESIRAVMEAAKKTGELGELSEADLEVLALAYELKGVLFTDDYNLQNIAKTLGIEFKTLKRGIKRVIRWNYVCIGCGKRFKEEPPGGTCPDCGSPVRLIPKRKRKKRRFHP; encoded by the coding sequence ATGAAGGTTCAGGTCATCGATGCGGCGGTCTTCATTCAGGGGTTCGATGTGGAGGGCGTTACGACTCCTAAGGTCGTCGATGAAGTCAAGGATCCCGAGTCAAGGCTTTTCCTTGAGGGTTTAATCAGCGCCGGCAAGGTTAGGGTTCTCCAGCCGTCGAGGGAAAGCATTAGAGCCGTGATGGAAGCTGCCAAAAAGACGGGAGAACTTGGAGAACTCAGCGAGGCAGACCTTGAGGTTCTTGCCCTGGCTTACGAGCTTAAAGGGGTTCTCTTCACCGACGACTACAACCTCCAGAACATAGCGAAGACCTTAGGAATAGAGTTTAAAACCCTCAAGAGGGGGATAAAGCGCGTAATCAGGTGGAACTACGTCTGCATTGGCTGTGGGAAGCGCTTCAAGGAGGAACCGCCCGGCGGAACATGCCCTGACTGCGGCAGTCCAGTGAGGCTGATACCTAAGAGAAAACGAAAAAAGAGGAGGTTTCATCCGTAG
- a CDS encoding N-acetylmuramoyl-L-alanine amidase: protein MRKAAVVLVIVLLALAIVPVPTSASGTDLSGYTICVDAGHGGTDPGAVANGVQEKDINLAIALKVAEVLQDDGARVVLTRDGDYFVTLSGRVQIANSAGCDIFISIHANSGPSSASGFEVYHYYGSYRGSLLATYVDEEIAKVIPLNNRGVKEAGFYVLKYTSMPAILIETGFVTNTYDVRVITDENYQWRYAYAILHGVQRYFGVPVHDPVPTVMGIRFAQHDGYFRLVVDLSKAVSYHTYYTSYSNGYHLVIQLDNARLSDLGWQTYGNWQYTYTGSYIAPVIYATESSGYVFIVVELNTPYLPYRDFTLSGPDRIVVDIYG from the coding sequence ATGAGGAAAGCTGCCGTGGTTTTGGTTATAGTTCTGCTGGCACTCGCCATAGTCCCGGTCCCCACTTCCGCCTCGGGGACAGACTTAAGCGGCTACACCATCTGTGTCGATGCAGGACACGGCGGAACTGACCCGGGAGCGGTCGCCAACGGCGTTCAGGAGAAGGACATCAACCTTGCAATAGCCCTCAAAGTCGCTGAGGTCCTCCAAGATGACGGCGCGCGGGTTGTCCTCACCAGGGACGGTGACTACTTCGTCACCCTCTCCGGAAGGGTGCAGATAGCAAACTCCGCCGGTTGCGATATCTTCATCAGCATACACGCTAACTCCGGGCCGAGTTCCGCGAGCGGCTTTGAGGTCTACCATTACTACGGCTCGTACAGGGGCAGCCTCCTCGCGACCTACGTTGATGAGGAAATAGCCAAGGTGATCCCGCTCAACAACAGGGGCGTTAAGGAGGCCGGCTTCTACGTCCTCAAGTATACCTCCATGCCGGCAATACTCATCGAGACCGGCTTTGTGACGAACACCTACGACGTGAGGGTAATAACCGACGAGAACTACCAGTGGCGCTACGCTTACGCGATACTCCACGGGGTTCAGCGGTACTTCGGTGTTCCGGTTCACGACCCGGTTCCGACGGTTATGGGCATAAGGTTCGCCCAGCACGACGGCTACTTCAGGCTGGTGGTTGACCTCAGCAAGGCGGTTAGCTACCACACCTACTACACCTCCTATTCGAACGGCTACCATCTCGTTATCCAGCTTGATAACGCTAGGCTTTCGGACCTCGGCTGGCAGACCTACGGCAACTGGCAGTACACCTACACGGGTTCCTACATCGCCCCTGTGATATACGCCACCGAGAGCAGCGGCTACGTCTTCATCGTCGTTGAGCTGAACACTCCATACCTTCCATACAGGGACTTCACGCTGAGCGGCCCGGATAGAATAGTCGTCGATATCTACGGATGA
- a CDS encoding coiled-coil domain-containing protein codes for MNMKVELILPRERFRSLRRRNVKVLIEESLPRVEDTLRAEREEALLERIAKLEEKLHEMEGEIEELREFYEKALRDKERMMAERDRLRVENAELRKRVEEKRRELEKVH; via the coding sequence ATGAACATGAAGGTTGAGCTCATCCTTCCACGCGAGAGATTCAGATCCCTGAGAAGAAGGAACGTTAAGGTTCTCATCGAGGAGAGCCTTCCCCGTGTTGAGGATACCCTGAGGGCCGAGCGCGAGGAGGCCCTACTGGAGAGAATAGCCAAGCTGGAGGAGAAGCTCCACGAGATGGAGGGGGAGATTGAAGAGCTTAGAGAGTTCTACGAGAAGGCTTTGAGGGATAAGGAGCGCATGATGGCCGAACGCGACAGACTCAGGGTAGAAAACGCTGAACTGAGGAAGAGGGTCGAGGAGAAAAGGAGAGAACTTGAGAAAGTTCACTGA
- a CDS encoding PIN domain-containing protein, with product MIDAFSFQLNLGTDPYDSVALASALAARCDVLITRDDDFRKKAKGQITMMTPEEFLEWFSKSDEHEG from the coding sequence TTGATAGACGCGTTCTCCTTTCAGTTAAACCTCGGCACCGACCCCTACGACTCGGTGGCACTTGCATCCGCATTGGCGGCACGCTGCGATGTACTCATAACGAGAGACGATGATTTTCGAAAGAAAGCGAAAGGGCAAATAACGATGATGACCCCTGAGGAGTTTCTCGAGTGGTTTTCAAAGAGTGATGAACATGAAGGTTGA
- a CDS encoding DNA-3-methyladenine glycosylase family protein, whose product MAGIDLKKTTGEMIRNGTWKFEDGVFYQAFESGIAGYDGGNFIFPDSWGRRERKSAKEKLTFILGLDTDLDSFYAAIIDSPFSFLIDEFYGLTVPAAPSPYQALVETIAQQQVSFEFAQRTIANLVRLAGRQVGDLHAFPSPERIASLSEEELKRAKLGYRAGYIKSLTELYLAKKLNLELWDRDVEEAIKYLTKFRGIGKWSAELFLAYGLRKNVYPAGDLGLRRGIAKIFGKRVKEVNEKDVREVIEPYGRWKGLLAFYVLCYDRKTEMERKIKIRNRRKNSR is encoded by the coding sequence ATGGCTGGGATTGACCTGAAGAAGACCACAGGCGAGATGATACGCAACGGCACGTGGAAGTTCGAAGACGGTGTTTTCTATCAAGCTTTTGAGAGCGGTATTGCCGGCTACGATGGAGGAAACTTCATTTTTCCCGACTCGTGGGGCAGAAGGGAACGAAAATCAGCGAAGGAAAAGCTGACCTTCATCCTCGGCCTCGATACGGACCTGGATTCCTTCTATGCCGCGATAATCGACTCCCCATTTTCCTTCCTGATTGACGAGTTCTACGGTCTGACCGTCCCCGCCGCGCCGAGCCCGTACCAGGCGCTGGTTGAGACAATAGCCCAGCAGCAGGTGAGCTTTGAGTTCGCCCAGAGAACTATCGCGAACCTCGTGAGGCTCGCGGGCAGGCAGGTGGGGGATTTACACGCGTTCCCCTCTCCGGAGAGGATAGCTTCCCTGAGTGAGGAGGAGCTGAAAAGGGCCAAGCTCGGCTATAGGGCGGGCTACATAAAGTCCCTGACGGAGCTTTATCTCGCCAAAAAGCTTAACCTCGAACTCTGGGACCGGGACGTTGAGGAGGCCATTAAGTACCTCACAAAGTTCCGGGGCATAGGAAAGTGGAGCGCCGAGCTCTTCCTCGCGTATGGCCTCAGAAAGAACGTCTATCCCGCTGGAGACCTCGGACTGAGGCGAGGCATCGCAAAGATCTTCGGGAAGAGGGTGAAGGAGGTAAACGAAAAGGACGTTCGCGAGGTAATCGAGCCCTACGGGAGGTGGAAGGGGCTTTTGGCCTTCTACGTCCTCTGCTACGACAGGAAGACCGAGATGGAGAGGAAGATTAAAATAAGGAACCGCCGAAAGAACTCACGGTGA
- a CDS encoding NfeD family protein, protein MKSRVAMVAVVLLFVLLFQPAVHGQEKVVYVAKVDGMITGYTVDQFDRYISEAERNNAEAIIIELNTPGGRGDAMQEIVTRIESARIPVIIYVYPSGGMAASAGTYIALSSHLIAMAPGTVIGACRPILGYGQNGSIVEAPPKITNFYVAYLRELARMSGRNETLAAEFITEDRSVTPEEAMKYGVIEVIATDLDDLLQKADGMETKMPVEGKGKVVLHIKNADVVYLEPSFRDTVVKYITDPTIAYLLLNIGFIGLIFGFLTPGWHVPETIGAILLVLGLIGLGYFGYRSAGLILIVLAMIFFIAEALTPTFGLFTVAGVVTFVIGGILLFSGTGAGGEYLVTSETYSVLRIAILVMAILLGLFFLFGAATVVRAHRKKPEAGKEELIGKVGKVVEDVDPEGVIKLHGELWKAESRDGSRIPVGEKAKVVEVRGLTLIVEKVGGVKEGE, encoded by the coding sequence ATGAAGTCCAGGGTCGCGATGGTTGCAGTCGTTCTTCTTTTCGTCTTGCTTTTCCAGCCGGCAGTCCACGGCCAGGAAAAGGTGGTCTATGTCGCAAAGGTAGACGGCATGATAACCGGATACACCGTTGACCAGTTCGACAGGTACATCAGCGAAGCGGAGAGGAACAACGCGGAAGCTATAATAATAGAGCTCAACACCCCCGGCGGCAGGGGCGACGCAATGCAGGAGATAGTAACGCGGATTGAGAGCGCCAGAATCCCGGTTATCATCTACGTCTACCCCTCGGGCGGAATGGCCGCATCCGCGGGAACGTACATCGCCCTGAGTTCTCACCTCATCGCCATGGCCCCGGGGACGGTGATAGGGGCCTGCAGGCCGATACTCGGCTACGGTCAGAACGGGAGCATAGTGGAGGCACCGCCAAAGATAACGAACTTCTACGTGGCCTACCTCCGCGAGCTGGCCCGGATGAGCGGCAGAAACGAGACGCTCGCGGCGGAGTTTATAACCGAGGATAGGAGCGTAACCCCTGAGGAGGCCATGAAGTACGGGGTCATTGAGGTCATAGCGACCGACCTTGACGACCTCCTCCAGAAAGCCGACGGCATGGAGACAAAGATGCCGGTCGAGGGCAAGGGGAAGGTAGTGCTGCACATCAAAAACGCAGACGTGGTTTACCTGGAACCATCCTTCAGGGACACAGTGGTGAAGTACATAACCGACCCAACCATAGCTTACCTCCTTCTGAACATAGGCTTCATAGGACTGATATTCGGCTTTTTAACCCCCGGCTGGCACGTGCCGGAAACCATAGGGGCCATACTCCTGGTGCTCGGCCTCATCGGACTGGGCTACTTCGGATACCGCAGCGCGGGCCTGATACTCATAGTCCTGGCGATGATATTCTTCATAGCCGAGGCACTGACGCCGACCTTTGGCTTGTTCACAGTTGCGGGGGTCGTGACCTTCGTCATAGGGGGTATTCTGCTCTTCAGCGGAACCGGAGCGGGGGGTGAGTACCTGGTGACGAGTGAGACGTACTCAGTACTGCGCATAGCGATACTGGTCATGGCAATACTGCTCGGACTGTTCTTCCTTTTCGGTGCAGCCACTGTGGTCAGAGCCCACCGGAAAAAGCCCGAAGCTGGAAAAGAGGAGCTCATCGGAAAAGTCGGGAAGGTTGTGGAAGACGTCGATCCTGAGGGCGTCATCAAGCTTCATGGGGAGCTCTGGAAAGCGGAGAGCAGGGATGGGAGCAGAATTCCGGTCGGGGAGAAGGCCAAAGTTGTTGAAGTCAGGGGATTAACCCTTATCGTCGAAAAAGTTGGGGGAGTGAAGGAGGGAGAATGA
- a CDS encoding slipin family protein → MAITASTVVISIVLLFVLIILATAIKIVKEYERAVIFRLGRVVGARGPGLFFIIPIFEKAVIVDLRTRVLDVPVQETITKDNVPVRVNAVVYFRVVDPVKAVTQVANYIMATSQIAQTTLRSVIGQAHLDELLSEREKLNLQLQKIIDEATDPWGIKVSTVEIKDVELPSGMQRAMARQAEAERERRARITLAEAERQAAEKLRDAAEIVSQHPMALQLRTLQTISDVASDKSNVIILPLPMEMLKLFRSLADTAEMARVKLEKEVQEKLEAEARAKAGEE, encoded by the coding sequence ATGGCCATAACGGCAAGTACCGTGGTTATTTCAATTGTTTTGTTGTTTGTTTTGATTATACTGGCGACGGCAATAAAGATAGTCAAGGAGTACGAGAGGGCGGTTATATTCCGCCTCGGTAGGGTCGTGGGAGCAAGGGGTCCCGGACTGTTCTTCATCATCCCAATATTCGAGAAGGCTGTCATAGTGGACCTCCGTACGCGCGTCCTCGACGTGCCTGTGCAGGAGACCATAACCAAGGACAACGTTCCAGTTAGGGTCAACGCTGTCGTTTACTTCCGCGTGGTTGATCCCGTCAAGGCGGTTACCCAGGTGGCGAACTACATAATGGCCACCAGCCAGATTGCCCAAACGACCCTGAGGAGCGTCATCGGTCAGGCACACCTCGACGAGCTGCTGAGCGAAAGGGAGAAGCTTAACCTTCAGCTTCAGAAGATCATCGACGAGGCCACGGATCCGTGGGGAATAAAGGTCAGCACGGTTGAGATAAAAGACGTAGAACTGCCAAGTGGAATGCAGAGGGCAATGGCAAGGCAGGCCGAGGCAGAGCGTGAGAGGCGCGCAAGGATAACCCTGGCGGAGGCAGAGCGCCAGGCAGCGGAGAAGCTCCGCGACGCCGCTGAGATAGTGTCCCAGCACCCGATGGCCCTTCAGCTCAGGACGCTTCAGACCATAAGCGATGTTGCCAGCGACAAGAGCAACGTGATCATCCTGCCGCTCCCGATGGAGATGCTCAAGCTCTTCAGGAGCCTGGCGGACACCGCGGAGATGGCCAGGGTAAAGCTTGAAAAGGAGGTCCAGGAGAAGCTGGAGGCCGAGGCCAGGGCAAAGGCCGGGGAGGAGTGA